A window of the Aquimarina spinulae genome harbors these coding sequences:
- a CDS encoding T9SS type A sorting domain-containing protein, producing the protein MRILSILILLIILRLRHRFFLGDKRIGTDLNKIHPDLKKIVLTQPHYAAKNIGEHLGNDNGYDWSTSNMQKLADMNVFTILWGGGSTTGIAPIGTNGDDDQWLAAKITDYYKKPVYKTISIVPYQDAAYCQNTTVSSSTQNDMKKTLDVKIFPNPAKDQLQIENYVLDKDFVITIYNIYGEKIVDYKNQKLLDVSNLSKGAYIIKLQYIDSLESNISKIFYKR; encoded by the coding sequence ATGAGAATATTATCAATTTTGATATTGCTAATCATTCTTCGGCTTCGGCACCGTTTTTTTTTGGGAGATAAAAGAATAGGAACAGATCTTAATAAGATACATCCAGATTTAAAAAAGATAGTGTTAACACAACCACATTATGCTGCCAAAAATATTGGGGAACATTTGGGTAACGATAATGGGTATGATTGGAGTACATCTAACATGCAAAAATTGGCGGATATGAATGTCTTTACAATTTTATGGGGTGGAGGATCTACTACTGGGATAGCCCCTATTGGTACGAATGGAGATGATGATCAATGGTTAGCTGCTAAAATAACAGACTATTATAAGAAACCAGTATATAAAACTATTTCGATTGTACCTTATCAAGATGCAGCATATTGTCAAAATACCACCGTATCGTCTTCTACTCAAAATGACATGAAGAAAACATTGGATGTGAAAATATTTCCTAATCCTGCTAAAGATCAATTACAGATAGAAAACTATGTTTTAGATAAGGACTTTGTTATAACTATTTATAATATATACGGTGAAAAAATAGTGGACTATAAAAATCAAAAACTACTAGATGTTTCTAATTTATCCAAAGGAGCATATATTATTAAATTACAATATATAGATTCTTTAGAAAGCAATATTTCTAAAATATTTTACAAAAGATAA
- a CDS encoding DUF1853 family protein, with product MSIKNEYLGFLNSKTLWTDKTLLGLSPFNIEEILENDALPDETEINIRDNEVLGKRIEFFFEYGITNTDQYEIIAKNIQVYQDKITIGELDFLVKDHRTNNTLHIEVVYKFYLYDPLIKGELQQWIGPNRKDTLLQKIEKLKIKQLPLLYREETLSILEDIDIDSKSIHQQVCYMANLFVPLSMKNKLFPIINNQCIVGFWLRSEAFTSEQYGNSYFNIPKKKNWVTDPKYSDAWFSFTAIKEQVRVSLSQKKSPLLWMKSNEDSYDRFFVVWW from the coding sequence ATGTCAATCAAAAATGAATATCTAGGGTTTTTAAATAGTAAAACCTTATGGACCGACAAAACTCTTTTGGGATTATCTCCTTTTAATATCGAAGAAATACTAGAAAACGATGCTTTACCCGATGAAACAGAAATTAATATTCGGGATAATGAAGTATTAGGTAAGCGTATAGAGTTTTTTTTTGAATATGGTATTACCAATACTGACCAGTACGAGATTATAGCAAAGAATATTCAGGTATACCAGGATAAAATAACAATCGGAGAATTAGATTTTCTAGTAAAAGATCATAGAACTAATAACACTTTACATATTGAAGTTGTATACAAATTTTATTTGTATGATCCATTAATTAAAGGTGAACTTCAGCAATGGATTGGCCCAAATCGCAAAGATACTTTACTTCAAAAAATAGAAAAGCTGAAGATAAAACAATTGCCTTTACTCTACAGAGAAGAAACCTTGTCTATTCTTGAAGATATAGATATAGATTCAAAAAGTATTCATCAACAGGTATGTTATATGGCCAATCTTTTTGTTCCTCTTTCTATGAAAAATAAGTTGTTCCCTATTATAAACAATCAATGTATTGTTGGTTTTTGGTTAAGATCAGAAGCTTTTACTTCAGAACAATATGGTAATTCTTATTTTAATATTCCGAAGAAAAAAAATTGGGTTACCGATCCAAAATATAGTGACGCCTGGTTTTCTTTTACTGCTATAAAAGAACAGGTACGGGTATCATTATCACAAAAAAAATCTCCATTACTTTGGATGAAAAGTAATGAAGATTCTTATGACCGTTTTTTTGTCGTTTGGTGGTGA
- a CDS encoding response regulator, producing the protein MAKKLLYIFCFFSIWIGFFSCSKSTVLSDKEKDWLQNNDSISVGLFPYYAPYQFINENEEIDGILIDYLSLIEKKTNHKFQRKLYTNWEQLLNDAKNNKIEIILEIQQTNKRDAYLNFYSQLFESSHTIVTQKDIDYGTHLKDYNDKIITVPKDYAIYEILKEYEKDLNISTEIDDLSCLKKVSSGKYHAYIGPKAVANYLIKTENLDNLKIVSETQYTYAPSLAVQKSNVMLSNIIAKTTNSITDREKEIIFDNWLYNAVVPFYKKANFWITLTGIILLSLVVILLLNRYLKYLIKQKTKELKIAKERAEESNKLKTAFIHNISHEVRTPMNGIIGFSELLNDPQITSDQQKEYSKIIINSSNQLINIIDDIIEISKLETNQVEVRFEEININETLQKLFSDFQSKAISKNIAIYLNNKLTDDQGIILMDKLKIHKILQNLIDNAIKFTTKGMIEISCEIENSSLVITIIDTGIGIKPEDQELIFRNFSQSEKEATKSYDGLGLGLSIAQKNANLIGGNVTFVSMVNKGSIFTLTVPYHPIVNSVISDTPLEKEKAPDIPIKQVILIVEDGDVNFLFLKTILLKMKGYKFVIHRAENGKKAVEICKKNEHIDLILMDIRMPVMDGYTATRKIKKMRPGLPIVAQTAYSTEEDIQKALDAGCDDFVSKPVDRKILKPIINKYFSVFSKSKFT; encoded by the coding sequence ATGGCAAAAAAATTACTATATATTTTCTGTTTCTTTAGTATATGGATAGGATTTTTTTCTTGTTCGAAATCTACAGTCTTAAGTGACAAAGAGAAAGATTGGCTACAAAACAATGATAGTATTTCTGTTGGGCTTTTTCCATATTATGCCCCATATCAATTCATTAATGAGAATGAAGAAATAGACGGTATCTTAATCGATTATCTCTCCCTTATCGAAAAGAAAACAAATCACAAATTTCAACGAAAACTGTATACTAATTGGGAACAACTTCTAAATGATGCAAAAAATAACAAAATTGAAATCATTTTAGAAATTCAACAAACCAATAAAAGAGATGCTTACCTTAATTTCTACTCACAACTCTTCGAATCTAGTCATACTATTGTAACTCAAAAAGATATCGATTATGGTACACATCTAAAAGATTATAATGATAAAATAATTACGGTTCCTAAAGATTATGCGATATATGAGATCTTAAAAGAGTATGAAAAAGATCTCAACATTTCTACAGAAATAGATGATTTAAGTTGTTTAAAAAAAGTTAGTTCTGGAAAATATCATGCCTATATTGGGCCGAAAGCAGTAGCCAATTATCTTATAAAAACTGAAAATCTAGATAATCTTAAAATTGTTTCAGAAACTCAATATACATACGCTCCAAGTCTTGCGGTTCAAAAAAGTAATGTTATGCTTAGCAATATTATTGCTAAGACGACAAATAGTATTACTGATCGCGAAAAGGAAATTATTTTTGACAATTGGCTATATAATGCCGTCGTTCCTTTTTATAAAAAAGCAAACTTCTGGATTACGCTTACCGGGATTATTCTATTGTCGTTAGTTGTTATTCTTCTTCTTAACCGCTATCTTAAATACTTAATTAAACAAAAAACAAAAGAATTAAAAATTGCTAAAGAACGAGCCGAAGAGAGTAATAAATTAAAAACTGCATTTATTCATAATATTTCTCATGAAGTACGTACGCCCATGAATGGTATTATTGGTTTTTCTGAATTACTTAATGATCCACAAATTACATCGGATCAACAAAAAGAATATTCAAAAATTATTATAAATAGTAGTAATCAATTAATCAACATTATCGATGATATCATCGAAATTTCAAAATTAGAGACTAATCAGGTCGAAGTTCGTTTTGAAGAAATAAATATTAATGAGACGTTACAAAAACTATTTTCCGATTTTCAGAGTAAAGCGATTAGCAAAAATATTGCAATATACCTCAATAATAAGTTAACAGATGATCAGGGAATCATACTTATGGATAAATTAAAAATCCACAAGATTTTACAAAACCTTATTGATAATGCAATTAAATTTACGACCAAAGGTATGATAGAAATTTCTTGCGAAATTGAAAATAGCTCTTTGGTGATTACCATAATAGATACGGGAATCGGCATTAAACCCGAAGATCAGGAACTAATATTTAGAAACTTCTCACAATCTGAAAAAGAAGCTACAAAAAGCTATGATGGCCTTGGATTAGGTTTATCAATTGCCCAGAAAAATGCCAATTTAATCGGTGGTAATGTTACCTTTGTTTCAATGGTTAATAAAGGTTCAATTTTTACATTAACTGTACCATACCATCCCATTGTTAATTCTGTGATATCTGATACTCCTTTGGAGAAAGAAAAGGCTCCGGATATTCCTATAAAACAAGTTATTTTAATTGTAGAGGACGGAGATGTAAATTTTTTATTCCTTAAAACGATATTACTTAAAATGAAAGGATATAAATTTGTAATTCATCGTGCAGAAAATGGCAAGAAAGCAGTAGAGATTTGCAAAAAAAATGAACATATAGATTTAATTCTCATGGATATAAGAATGCCTGTAATGGATGGGTATACAGCTACAAGAAAGATAAAGAAAATGAGGCCCGGATTACCTATTGTAGCGCAAACGGCGTATTCTACAGAAGAAGATATCCAAAAAGCATTAGATGCAGGATGCGATGATTTTGTTTCTAAACCCGTAGATAGAAAAATACTGAAACCTATCATTAATAAATACTTTTCAGTTTTTTCAAAATCAAAATTTACCTAA
- a CDS encoding response regulator has product MRNRKTFLLPLLFFLCSILFFSCSKEKIVTNAEADWLKQNDSITIALFPYYPPYQFINNNTAIEGIFIEYFNLIEDKIDHKFKRRYYSNWSELVKDAKSKKIDMILEAQQTWDRSQYLNFYTEFFNTPFVLVASKDTPDGLTIKDFSTKTITVPLGYSSEEYLRKKHPEIKLKPYLNESMALQMVQTGKHDAYFGPKTVANFLIKSKNFDNLKIIVETKYSYIPSIAVDKDNTVLNRIIQKTINNISDSEKQNIVENWLYIKTKPFYKNPNFLIPFVFFILLGLLIVLGINFYLGYTVKHRTKALRIAKDNAEKDNQLKTAFIHNISHEIRTPMNGIIGFSRLLKESSTTDNQKAKYTEIIVNSSKQLINSMDNILEISKLQTKQVILTQEETDLYEVFDIVFSTFEIIAKKKGISLILNNNLLEDQRYVRIDKSKLIKIITSLAKNAVKYTQRGAVLISVMLQADLLVINVRDSGIGIDPKNQQLIFKSFAQSENQISRKYGGLGLGLTIAKEYTNLMKGELSFSSIPDKGSTFRVELPYRPITFSNPLNTISPILYKDTKTRQHTILIAEDGDVNFLVLKTILLKIENYQFTIHRAKNGKEAVTFCKENSTISLVFMDMKMPEMDGYDATKLIKKLHPELPVIAQTAYANKEDILNVFAAGCDDFIAKPVDPEILKKVVHKYLSVYSF; this is encoded by the coding sequence ATGCGTAATCGAAAAACATTTCTTTTACCCCTTTTGTTTTTTCTGTGTTCAATTTTATTTTTTTCTTGCTCAAAAGAAAAAATAGTAACGAACGCTGAAGCGGATTGGTTAAAACAAAATGATTCTATTACAATTGCTTTATTTCCGTACTATCCTCCGTATCAATTTATAAACAACAATACTGCTATTGAAGGTATTTTTATTGAGTATTTTAACCTCATTGAAGATAAAATAGATCATAAATTTAAAAGAAGGTATTATTCTAATTGGTCAGAACTGGTAAAGGATGCTAAGAGTAAAAAGATTGATATGATTCTGGAAGCCCAACAAACCTGGGATCGTAGTCAATATCTAAATTTTTATACCGAATTCTTTAACACTCCTTTTGTTCTTGTAGCTTCAAAAGATACTCCCGATGGACTTACCATAAAAGATTTTAGCACTAAAACTATAACAGTTCCTCTTGGGTATTCTTCAGAAGAATATTTAAGAAAAAAGCATCCCGAAATCAAACTCAAACCCTATCTCAACGAAAGTATGGCACTACAAATGGTGCAGACAGGAAAACACGATGCATATTTTGGTCCAAAAACTGTAGCTAATTTTTTAATAAAGTCTAAAAACTTCGACAATCTTAAAATCATAGTCGAGACTAAATATTCCTATATTCCTAGTATTGCTGTAGACAAAGACAATACTGTTTTAAATAGAATCATTCAAAAGACAATTAACAATATTTCTGATAGCGAAAAACAAAATATTGTAGAAAACTGGCTTTACATTAAAACAAAACCATTTTATAAAAATCCTAATTTTTTGATTCCTTTTGTCTTTTTTATATTGCTAGGTTTACTCATTGTTTTAGGGATCAACTTTTATTTGGGTTACACCGTAAAACACAGAACAAAAGCACTTAGAATAGCAAAAGATAATGCCGAAAAGGATAATCAATTAAAAACAGCATTTATTCATAATATATCTCATGAAATTCGAACACCAATGAATGGTATTATTGGTTTTTCGAGACTTCTTAAAGAATCTAGCACAACAGATAACCAAAAAGCAAAATACACCGAAATTATAGTTAATAGCAGTAAACAATTAATTAATAGTATGGATAACATACTCGAAATTTCAAAACTACAAACTAAACAGGTTATTCTTACTCAGGAAGAAACTGATCTATACGAAGTTTTTGACATTGTTTTTTCAACTTTCGAAATAATAGCAAAGAAAAAAGGGATTTCTCTTATACTTAATAATAACCTGTTAGAGGATCAACGTTATGTGCGTATTGACAAATCTAAGCTTATCAAAATTATAACTAGTCTAGCTAAAAATGCAGTTAAATACACTCAAAGAGGAGCGGTACTTATTTCGGTTATGTTACAAGCAGATCTTTTGGTCATTAATGTACGGGACTCTGGAATAGGAATTGATCCTAAGAATCAACAGCTTATATTTAAGAGTTTTGCTCAATCAGAAAATCAAATATCAAGAAAATATGGAGGATTAGGGTTGGGACTTACTATAGCCAAAGAGTACACTAACCTGATGAAAGGTGAGTTATCTTTTTCTTCTATTCCGGACAAAGGATCTACATTTCGAGTCGAGTTGCCCTATCGCCCAATTACCTTTTCTAATCCTCTTAATACAATATCCCCTATATTATACAAGGACACAAAAACCAGACAACATACCATCCTGATTGCAGAAGATGGTGACGTTAATTTTTTGGTTCTCAAAACAATCTTACTAAAAATAGAAAACTATCAATTTACCATTCATCGTGCTAAAAATGGAAAAGAAGCAGTCACATTTTGTAAAGAAAACAGTACCATTAGCCTGGTGTTTATGGATATGAAGATGCCAGAAATGGATGGATATGATGCTACAAAACTGATAAAAAAATTACATCCAGAACTTCCTGTGATTGCACAAACAGCCTATGCTAACAAAGAAGATATACTAAATGTTTTTGCTGCTGGATGCGATGATTTTATAGCAAAACCTGTTGATCCAGAAATTTTAAAAAAAGTTGTCCATAAATATTTATCTGTGTATTCTTTCTAA
- a CDS encoding pirin family protein, with product MAAIIKIKPLGFPWETSDPFLFCAYHEDQYPKGNRELGPDASLEGRNIGQDFTLKDGWRMYHGTKIPGFPAHPHRGFETVTIVQKGLVDHSDSLGAAGRFGNGDVQWMTAGKGVQHSEMFPLLHTEKENPFLLFQIWLNLPRDKKMVEPHFKMLWSEEVPKIKKQDEFGHDTEITLIAGKLDDTTAPSSAPDSWAADPLNEIAIWTIKMGANATFNFPTASKGVNRSLYFFKGTEVTSEGYTIPVHHEIILNADQEFTMKNGNTEAHILLLQGKPINEPVVKHGPFVMNSQIEIREAIQEYQQTEFGGWPWDSHDHVHSPSKGRFALYPDGTEIKK from the coding sequence ATGGCTGCAATTATTAAAATCAAACCGTTAGGCTTCCCGTGGGAAACCAGTGACCCATTTTTATTCTGTGCATATCACGAGGACCAATATCCAAAAGGAAACAGAGAATTAGGCCCCGATGCGTCGTTAGAAGGGCGTAATATCGGTCAGGATTTTACGCTTAAAGATGGATGGCGAATGTATCATGGCACCAAAATTCCTGGTTTTCCGGCACATCCGCATCGAGGTTTTGAAACGGTTACAATTGTTCAAAAAGGATTGGTGGATCACTCTGATTCACTTGGCGCTGCAGGACGTTTTGGTAACGGTGATGTACAATGGATGACTGCTGGTAAAGGCGTACAACATTCTGAAATGTTCCCTTTGTTGCATACCGAAAAAGAAAATCCTTTTTTATTATTTCAGATTTGGCTCAACCTTCCGAGAGATAAGAAAATGGTAGAACCACATTTTAAAATGTTATGGAGTGAAGAAGTTCCTAAAATAAAGAAACAGGATGAATTCGGGCATGATACCGAGATTACCTTAATTGCCGGAAAATTAGATGATACAACAGCTCCCTCTTCTGCTCCTGATTCCTGGGCAGCAGATCCTCTTAATGAAATAGCGATATGGACTATCAAAATGGGTGCTAATGCAACATTTAACTTTCCTACAGCTTCTAAGGGTGTAAACAGATCGTTATATTTTTTTAAAGGAACCGAAGTTACTAGTGAAGGGTATACTATTCCTGTACATCATGAAATTATTCTAAACGCAGATCAGGAATTTACTATGAAAAATGGTAATACAGAAGCTCATATATTACTATTACAAGGAAAGCCTATCAATGAACCTGTAGTAAAACATGGCCCATTTGTTATGAATAGCCAGATAGAAATTAGGGAAGCTATACAAGAGTATCAACAAACAGAATTTGGAGGTTGGCCCTGGGATAGTCATGATCATGTGCATTCCCCTTCTAAAGGCAGGTTCGCTTTATATCCCGACGGTACAGAAATAAAAAAGTAA